A genomic region of Gossypium hirsutum isolate 1008001.06 chromosome D01, Gossypium_hirsutum_v2.1, whole genome shotgun sequence contains the following coding sequences:
- the LOC107921185 gene encoding uncharacterized protein, producing MADQSSNPSIILPKPPHPLHQIAETPTHRLLLKQWLKEEELILNRISFKETQIDSVRKEITQLYIFFFLFHSISLLLLFNSSSRDSPLGACHRSWIPSLCSLLCSMGIIWAVRYKTDVEGHLEKLLEREKEDGKLLGKCVEELKKKGVEFDLLKEVDALRRAKSLRVEAKAVRKWSARDFVTLFFFTVSCLVLGLTRVILCS from the coding sequence ATGGCGGATCAAAGCTCAAACCCATCAATCATTCTGCCAAAACCACCACACCCACTTCACCAAATTGCGGAAACACCAACCCACAGGTTGCTTTTGAAACAATGGCTGAAAGAAGAAGAACTCATTCTCAACAGAATATCCTTTAAGGAGACTCAAATCGACTCCGTCCGTAAAGAAATCACGCAGCTTtacatcttcttcttcctcttccacTCCATTTCTCTTCTCCTCCTCTTCAACTCTTCTTCCAGGGACTCTCCTCTGGGTGCCTGCCACAGGTCTTGGATCCCATCTCTGTGTTCTTTACTATGCTCTATGGGGATTATTTGGGCTGTTAGGTATAAAACCGATGTGGAAGGGCACTTGGAGAAGCTGCTGGAAAGGGAAAAAGAGGATGGGAAGCTGCTGGGTAAGTGTGTGGAGGAGTTGAAGAAGAAAGGAGTGGAGTTTGATTTGTTGAAAGAGGTGGATGCACTTAGGAGGGCTAAGAGTTTGAGGGTGGAAGCCAAGGCTGTGAGGAAATGGTCTGCTAGGGACTTTGTGACATTGTTTTTCTTCACTGTTTCATGCCTGGTTCTAGGGTTGACAAGGGTTATTTTGTGCAGTTAA